The DNA window TAGACTACCTGATTTATACAATCTTCCAGAAATTAAAATTTTATTTTCATGTTTATTAATAGTGATTGGTACATTTCCTTTAGGTGCTTTCCTCATTTTGGATTTAAACTCAATAATTTCTTCAATATTTTTAAAACTGCGAAATAGATTATCTTCTTGTATTTTTCCTATAATTTCTACACCAATTGTTTTAAGCAGTCGACTGCCAAAAATATTTGTTTCGGTAGGTTTAAAATTATCTTTCACTCTTAAATTATAAAGCATTATTTTTTTACAATTTGGATAATAAAGATTTACATAAACAAATTTTGAACTTCTTTGATATATTCCAGTATTTCGGGATTCCTTGTCTGAAGTTTTTGTTTCTTCTATTGCATATACAGGTTCTTGGCTTGAACAAGGTTCATTATCTGAAAAATAAATAAGAAAATCAACAAAACTGCTTCCGCCACTTACAATTCTTATAACAATTTGACTAAATTCAGGTATATGTGCTCCTTCCACAATATATTCAAATGAAAAATGATTCTCGATAAAAACCGGCTTAATAAATATTTTATCGACTTTTAGATCATAACTAAAATCTTCAGAAATTTTATTTAGTATTTGTTTAATCACTTCAACTTTAGGTCGTTCTTCTGCCAATATCCACAATTTCAACAATATTCCCCCAATTACTCAAAATACAGAATTGAGATTTATAGAGTTAACTCTTATTCTCAAAATGAACTTTATTAAAGGCTTTTAGATACTAAGGACATAGAAGAAGAGCGTGCATTTAGAGGAATTGTCCATGTGATTGATTCTTTTATCTAATATGGAGTTATTATATATTTTGAATTTCAACTGTCCTTCATTATCCCTTAAGATTATTATTATGAAGAAAAAATATAACTATGCCCCATTAGAGTTAAATATTTACAATTCATATATATGTTGGTGAAACAATGGCTAAAAAATATAGTTCAAATCAGATTGTAGCGTATTTATTAGTAGCGGTGGGGACATTTTTGGGATATGCTATCGGAGGATATTTTAGAAGCTCATTGATTGGAGCAGTTATAGGAAGTTTAATTGGACTTTATATTGCATCAAACTATATTCGATGAACTTGATACAAGATTATTTTACTAAGTTTATATTATAGGGGCGTTAAGATAAGCCTAGACTATAAAAGTTGTTTTATCCAAGAAAGGATTGTAATATAAAAATAAAATATATTTAGTCTTAAGGAACAACGAACTCAAATGTTATTATGTCAAAGACGCCATTTGGGGAAAATGCTACCATAGTTACTTGATACGTACTTGACGGGACGTTTGGTCCAACTGTGAAGTTGGCAGAGTATGTGCCTATGTTGTGTGCATTTATTGTCTGTGTTTCCGGAGTTATATTTACTGTTACACCTTCTGGAAGCCCTTCAAATCTCACCCTTGCATCATTCTGGGTAAAGAATCCCCTGTTCTCAACTTGCAGGAAAACATTTTGGCTGCCCGGTGACATTTTGAATTCTGAAAGTACCTTGCCGTCCTTTATAACTTGAGGCCCTCCTTCTACATTGAAGCTCTCTATATCGACCTTTGGATATAGAATGGCGGCAGGAAACGACTTCTTTACGCAGTTCCAGCAGCACTCTCTTTCTAAAATAATCCCAAATTCTCCTGGAGTGAACTGTCCATCAGAGCTTATTGTAACTGACGAAGGGATTTGTGAAAAGACACGAGGATCGGGGTCTTCTTCTTGGCTGTCATAGATTAAAAATGGTAAAGGAGATGGGTATTCAGATGTATCAAAATTCCTTCCATTAACTGTTATAGTACCTGATCCATCATAGTATACATAAAGCCAAAAGCTTTCCCCCATTAGTTCGCAGCGGTAATTTGAAAGCGTATACTCGCATCGTCCAAGGTTAATGGGTGGCTCAACAGTGCAATCAAGACATACTCCTGACAAAGCAGCCGGCTGGATACATCTTTCTAGATTAAAAGTATAGGGGATTGAAGGTATATCAAGGTCATATATGAGGAGCTCTCTCTGGCAAGAGGAAATAGAATTGTCATAGACTTGAATATAGTTTCCCCCTTTGGCGTAGAGCATTCCCACTCCCGCCAGCAATAATACCATAGATAACGTAATAGCTAGTATTTTATTCATAATAAATCTCCTTTATAATTGCATAAATAAATCGTGATTTATATTTAAGCATTTGCCTATTGAGTTTAAATAAGTTAAACTAAAATGATTTCACTATATTTCTTGATTATTATTCGTAATCATTTCGATATTTTCGCATTTCTTCCAAATCGTGGAATGATCTGAAAAAGTTGTCAATACGTATGATGAGCTCCTTCTTCCCTTTTTCAGTAAGCGAGTATCTTTTTTCTTCGTCGTCAAGAATTAGGCCTTTGTCTTTAAGTTTTTTTAAGACAGGGTAAATTGTTCCTGGACTAAACCTACGGCCCTTTCTTTTTTCCATTTCATCTGTTATCTCAGAACCGTTCATCTTATCGTTTCTTAACATCCACAAAATCAAAAATGATAGGAATCCTCTGCCCTGGTGCTTATGGTCTCGCATGTTTAACAAATATATTTGTAGTATTAAAACATATCGGTTAACCGAAAGACTTTTAAATAAATATCGGATATACGATATTGGAGAACCGATAAGGGGGTGATAGGAATGTGGAAAAATGAAAATATGGGGCATGGACCAAGACATGGACATATGGAACATAGGCATGGTTGCCATGGTAGAAGACACTTCTATACAAAGCAGGAAAAAATAGAAATGCTCGAAGAATACAAGACCTGGCTTGATAAGGAAAAGCAAGGTGTTGAAGAAAGAATTGAAGAATTAAAAAAATCTTTGTAAATTTTTTCTTTTTTAAAATATATTGCTTCTAAACAAGATAACTACGTTTAGATTAGCTTTTTTTACATTTTAATTGATATTTGATTAGTCAGAAAGATATAACTACAAAAAATTTATAAGTCGTCTTCGCTGTTCTTTGCTAAAGAAGAGGTAGTTACATGAAATCTGATGAGATAATGGACGTTGCATTGAGGAGAGGGTTTATTTATCCATCTTCTGAAATTTATGGCGGTATTTCTGGTTTTTATGATTACGGTCATCTAGGTACCCTTATGAGAAGGAAATGGGAAAATGCTTGGAGAAAGCATTACCTTGGCCTAAATCCTAATTTCTTTGAAATTGATGCTACTAATATAATGCCAAAGAATGTTTTTGTGGGCTCAGGTCACCTTGAAAACTTTAATGATCCGCTGACTGAATGTGAGAAGTGCCACTCGAGGTTTAGGGCAGACCACCTTGTAGAAGAGTTTCTAGAAAGGAGCGCAGAAGGCATGTCTGCAGAAGAGATGACAGGATTGCTAAAAGACAGCAATATCCCATGCCCAAAGTGCGGTGGGCATCTTCTTGATGTGAAGATGTTCAACATGATGTTTGAGCTATCAGTTGGCGCCACTGGGGAATCAGAGGTAGCATACCTTAGACCCGAAACTGCACAGGGAGCATTTTTGGCTTTCAAGAGAAGCTTTAACACTTTAAGGGGTAAACTCCCAATGGGCCTCGCAATTATAGGCAGGGCCTACAGGAATGAAATCTCCCCAAGGCAGGGATTCTATAGGTTAAGAGAATTTAATCAGGCTGAGCTTCAGATATTCTTTGATCCAGATACAATCGAAGACCATCCTGATTTTGACAAAATAAAGGACGTAAATCTAAGGATGTTCCCGCTTCAAAACAGGGCTAGCGGTGAAGTTGATGATATAACTGCATCAGACCTCCATAAGAACTATGGCATACCGAAGTTTTACATTTATCACCTGGCAAAGATTCAGGAGTTCTACCTTGATAAAATGAAATTCCCAAGAGAGCTCTTCAGATTCAGGGAGCTTTCTGCAGATGAAAGGGCTTTCTATAACAAGATCCACTGGGATGTTGAAGTATACACAGAATCTCTTGGCGGCTTTAAGGAGATGGGGGGTCTCCACTACAGGACTGATCACGACCTCGGCGGCCACCAAAACGCAAGCGGAGAAAGGCTTGACGTCAATATTGACGGCAAGAAGTTTGTACCTCATGTGCTTGAGCTTTCATTTGGCGTAGATAGAAACTTCTGGACTTTGCTTGATGTATTCTACAAAGATGAAGGTGACAGAAAAGTAATAGCACTTCCCAAAGAAGTATCTCCTTTTAGAGCTGGAATCTTCCCGCTTCAAAAGAAAGGGGACCTCGAGAAAGTTGCAAAGAGCGTCTATGACAATCTATCGAAGTGCTGCGATGTTTTCTATGATGATTCAGGCTCGATAGGCAGACGATACAGGAGACAGGATGAGATTGGAACACCCTTCGCAATAACTATTGACTTCCAGACATTAGAAGACAACACCGTGACAATCAGGGAAAGGGATTCAATGAATCAGCACAGGGTAAAGATAGACGAAATCAAGAAAAATATCTAATTTTTTATATCTTTTCAAATAATATATCTTGGGCTCCTTCCCATAATACTTTTTTCCCCAATTCGGGTAATTTTTCTTTTCCTTCAATAATTGTAAGAAAATGATTTCCGGCAAGCTGGCCCATCTTGCTTGAAAAACAGGTGCTTCCATAAGGGATTAAAATCTCAGTTTCACTTATCCCACCAGGGTAGAGAAGGATCTCCCCCTTTGAAGGGTGGCTTGTATGATTTTCATATCCAAGACCTAGATTAAAGTCACCTAAAGGTATCCAGACAGCTTCACCACTCCACCTCACGTGGATAATCTTGTTCTTAAAAGGCAATAACTTCAGGAATGCAGAACAAGTATTTGGTGCGTTTTCTTCTTCTAGCTTTGCTTTAAAAATAAATCCTCCAGCAGTAATTTTAAGGTTGGTCATCTTAAACACCAAAATTAATTTTAAATTAAGATATAAAAATCTTATTTATTTCTATGAATCTCTGTAGGAGAATGTTGCAACGACTTGATCCCTCGGAGTGTGACCTATGAACACAAAGCTGTGTTGGGTACCTGAAACGGGTTTTTTATTCATTGGCGGAGTCAAAACAAATGTTCTCGTAGAACCGGCAGATATGTTTAAGGAAGATGGGAGTGGAGATATTTCAATCCAAGTATTTTGGCCATCCAGAATAAAATCTGAATTGCTTAAACTAATACTTCCTGATGAAGATGAATTTTTTAAAGTAACATAATATTTATTTCCATCGTCATTTATACTCAAAACATCCAACTTTATGCTAGTTGAAACTCCGGCCCTCTGCTCAACTTCTTCCTGAATTTGGGTCTGAAAACTCCTAACCCACACCCAATAAGCGCTGACAGAAGAGACAGCTACAGCAACGAGTAACATTGTAGCAACGACTGGGGAAACTGCTTTTCTATTCATAAAATAAAATAGAGGATAGTATAATAAAAAACTATCCTTTTACACCTTGGGCAAAGTCGTCTCTTCCTCCGCCTTTACCGTACTTCCTAATTACATTGCAGGCTTTGTGTCCGCTTTCTATGGCTATCTTCCCGCATGATACAACTATGTTGCCCTCGTTATTGGTCAATACAATTACCTTGTTGTCCCCTGAAAGCTCCTTTGCAATTTTTCTCATTTCATCAGGTGATGTATCCACATTTTCTTCCATAAATAGTATCCCGTCAGATTCTACATAATTGCATTCAAGCCCTTCCTTCTTAAGGCAAGACATTTCAGCTTTGAGTCTTTCAATCTCTTTTCCCCTGTTTTTCCACTCATTGAAAAATCTCTTTCCAGTGTCAAGGAGTTTATCTTTTTCAACTTTAAAGACATCTGATAAATCCCTTAATAGCATAGATTCTTCCTGAATCGCATCAAGTGCCTTGAGTCCAGCGCAGAATTCAAGCCTAACGACTCCGTCTTGGATCTTACTCTGCTTTAAAATCTTGATAGGTCCTATCTGGCCGGTAGAATCTGCATGAGTTCCCCCGCACGCTTCGACATCAAGCCCTTTGACATTGACGACTCTGATTTTCTTTCCCGGTACCGCTCCACCTTGGTATAATCTAAATCCGTACTTTTTTTCTGCTTCGGCCCTTGGGAAAAATCCTTTTTCTATGGGGAGATTTTTTAGGACTAGTTCATTGGAAATTTTCTCAATCTTGAATAGATCTTCGTTATCAATCAGTTTGTAGTGAGTTATGTCAAGCCTTGCTTTTTCTTCAGTCTTTTCTGCTCCTGCCTGCCATATGTGATTCCCTAAGATCTGTCTGCTAACGCCATTTATGATGTGAGTTGCTGTGTGGTGCCTTGTCAGATTTAATCTTCTTTCATTATCGACAACACCTTTTACTGTGTCACCTTTCTTGAAGCTAATCTTGCCCTCCATGATGTGGAGGATTACATTCCCAGAAACTTCGGTGTATGAAACAGGACAGTCGTTTATCAGACCTCTGTCTCCCTCTTGACCTCCGCTTTCGGGGTAGAATGCAGTCTTATCAAGTATGGCGATGTTATCTTTAATATCAAGCACCTTGGCAGAGAATTCTGTTATGCCGTCATAATAGAGTCTCTCTGTGTCTGGCATGTCGTAGTGGATTTCTTTTTCACTTGCCAATGAGTCTTTCTTCTCGTGCCTTTCAGTTACGCGCTTGTAGAAGTCCTTGGGCGGCTTTACCCCCATTACCTCTGGGGTAATGCCGTGAGAATCATATAATTCGATTAGTTTATCTTCAGATAGCTCTTCTCCTTTTTCATTTAGCCTTTCAATTATCCTTCTTGACTTATCTTTTGTATTTTCAAACTTCTCCATTTCATAGGAAATTATTTCACAGATATCGCTAATATTCTCTTTGAGTTCGGGGTACTGAGGCTTGAGATATTTTGCATGCTCCTCAATGACTTTCTGAAGTTCAATATCCCACGAGAATCTCTCTATGAAAGACAATGCCCTTCTCAAAATTACCCTTAGATTATACCCACCACCGACATTAGAAGGCAGGGCACCGTCAGAAAGTGCAAATAATAATGATCTAGAATGATCCCCTATAGAATATATCGCCTGAAGGGGTAAGACTTGTTGCTTCAGATACTCTTTGTCTGTAGAGAGTTTCTTTGCGATGCTATCCCAGACCTTCTCAATGTCCTCGACCTCATCCATGTTCAACATTCCAGAGTAGGGTATGAATCCCTTCAAAAATGACTTATCGGGAGTTATGCCTGTCCTTCTGTAAAGATGGTCACAAACTGTCGGGAAGACCGTCTCGTAACCGATTGGATTTGCAAGGGAAAACCAGGAAAACCTTTCCTGTCCTGCCCCCATATCCAGTACCTTCAGATCAAGCTCCTTTCCGCCAGAAGGTGTTACTTCGTATTCAATGTAAACTTGATTCCCTAGCTCTAAACCCCTAGAGAAAAATTCCATGCACGGCCCAAAGTTCCCTCCGCCTGCCCAAGCATCTTCGTGGAATATAAGCTCCTCGGAAGGTATGCCAAGACCGGTCTTTAACCAGTCATAAATGTCAGAGAGAAACCTGTCTTGAGAAAATTCTTTTGGCGGGAAAAAGGCATGCTGGCCTATCATGACAAAGCCTGTGTAGTGTCTCAATGTGACACCGACGTTGTCAATGTCATTGAACCTTACACAAAACTGTGGCACCAATAAAGGATTTGCTGGCGGCTCCTGTACCCCTTTCACGACGTGCGGCTGAAAATCATAAATTGAAGCTTGGACAAAGTCTGTGTCGTCTCTCCATCTAGCTACAACTGGGTACCTCTTGATTATAGAATACCCCTTCTTCTCAAAGAGGGAAGACATTTCCTTCCAAACCTGTATAAAGTCAAGTTTTTTCTTTGCAGGTGAATTCTCTATAAACGAATATCCACCCTCACATTCAGGGTCCCCGCAAATATCTCTATCCTTTACAGACCAGAAATAAGTGCCGCATTTTTTACACTGTTTTCTAGTAAAACCAAGTGATTTTAATGTATCAACTGCATAATACTTTTGATAATTTTGACTTGCTTTTTTCTTGAAATCTTTTTTTAGCGCTCTATCGTCCATAATCTCACCAGGACATCACTCTTTTATAGACATCTAATAATTCTGTTATATAATTTACTGTTAGTGATTGCGATGAAGAATAGAATCGAGCGGCTTTTTGAATATATCGCTAAAGAAAAGAAAAATGTCGATTGCGTGCTTATTTCAAGGTCAACTTTTCCTGACATTAACTTCTTTTATTTCAGTAACGCTTCGGGGGGCCTTTTTGACGGTTCATTTCTAATTTTATACCCTGACGGCACCTCAAAACTTTTTACCTCGACAATGGAGCTGGAAGCAGCGGAAAAATCCAAAGGGGATTTTGAAATCTATGTTTATAACTCAAGAGATGAGCGGATTAAGCTTCTTGAAGAGCATATAAAAGGACAGAATCTCGGCCTCTCTTTTTCCTCGATAACTTATTTTGAAGTTGAAAAGCTAAAGGAGACCTATAAGGGAAACCTCATAGACCTAACAAAGGAGATCAATTTTACAAGGGCTATAAAAGATAAATCTGAAATTGATAATATCAAAAAAGCTTCTGAGATAACATCCAAAACATTCAGTGAAGTTCCAGATATGTTGAGGGATGGGCTTACAGAGAAGGAGCTCTCATTTGAGATAGAGTTTCAACTCAAGAAAAATGGGGCTGAAGCACTTTCATATGACACAATTGCAGCCTTCGGCGCCAATTCCTCTTTACCGCATTATGAAAGCTCAAATTCACCTTTGAAGAAGGGGGATTTTGTTCTATTGGACTTTGCAGGGAGATATAATAGGTACTGCTCCGATATGACAAGGACCTTTTTCTACAGAAAGGCAAGTAGCGAGCAGAAAAAAATCTATCAAACTGTGCTTGAGGCACAGCTTTTAGGAATTGATGAATTGAAGCCAGGAGCAATTGCAAAAGATGTACATAATGCCGTGTCAAAATTCATCGATGGCACAGAATTTAAAGGGAGATTTATCCACTCTTTAGGCCATGGAATAGGTCTTGAAACTCATGACACTATTGGTCTAAGTCCAATAAGTGAGTATACACTTGAGGAAAATATGGTTCTAACCGTTGAGCCCGGTGTATACATCCCTGACTTTGGAGGAGTCAGGATAGAGGATACGCTAGTTGTGAAAAAGGGAAAGCCAAAAATACTTACAACTTTTACAAAAGATCTTTTGATTATATAGGGCCGAGAAATTCTGCGTTCTTTCTTGGGAATCCAAGTTCTAATATTTTATTCTGGACCTTTTTTACGTCATAATCGATAAATCTGATCTCTAGCAAGTAATCATCCTCATCAAAAATTACATACTTCGCCTTGGGTACCCCATCCCTTGGTTGCCCAACACTTCCAACATTAATTATATATTTCTTTTCCGGATCCAATTTTAGTTTTCCCTGCTCCATTGATTCATGCTTCAACTCATTATTTTCGAGATGATACTTTGCAAGGAGGTGCGTATGGCCTATGAAACAAAGTTTAGAATCAAATTGGCCGAAAAGATATTTTATTTCATTGTCGCTTTTCTTAGTAATATAACCACGCACATTATCCGGAGGAGATGCGTGCACAAAGTGGAAATTTCTACAATCAATTGCCTTAGGTAATTTTTGCAAATATTTTTTTTCATCTTTTCCTAAAATATCCAATGTTAGCATGATGCTCTCATGTGCAATTCCAGTAAGGTCATTCAATAATTCCATATCAAAAGTTGCAAGATCATGATTTCCAAGAGTTGATGGGATCTTTTGGTCGATGAATGTATTGACAACTTCGTTTGGGTAGGGGCCATAGCCAACTAAGTCTCCCGTGCATATTATCTTATCAACTGATTGTTTTTCTATATCGATTAGGACTTCGGATAATGCTTCGCTGTTACCATGAATATCAGACATTACGGCAATCTTCAAAAGAATCCTCCGAGATAAACCATGTTAGATTTAAGTCCAAGAGATATTAAACTTACTAGTATTCCGGCAATAGCTGCACCTAGAGAAATAGCAAGAAATGACCATTTTCTGTTGAGGCCTAATAGATAAGCTAAGAATGTCCCAGAATAAACTCCTGTTCCGGGGAGTGGAATAGCTACGAATATCATTAATCCAAGCATCTCCCAATCGGCATACTTCTCATACTTCCTATGGACTCTTGTTTCCCATATCATATACAGACGATCAATAATCTTTATTCTCCTTACAATTGGAAATATGTGGTCAAAGGCGATAAAGAGAACAGGTATAACTAATATCCCGCCGAGTAAGCTTACCAAGAAAACTTTTGTGATATCTAGATCCATTATTATCCCGATAGGTATGCTGCCTCTAAGCTCAAGCCAGGGGACAATTGATATTAAAAAAATATACAGATATGGATCCATCTTACTTCCCTCTTACATCACATCCGCCTGGCGGAAGAGCCTGGACAATTCCATCAATGTCATCAGTTTCTAAAATCTTTGCTATTCTCTTGGCAAAAGACTCCTTCTTATGTTTGCCAGGCATTATTTTAACGTTTTTAACTGTATGCTTTTCTATCGGAACATCAGGCCCACACATAATCTTACCTTCAGAAGTGATGCCTATCGTCAATTTTATTGATACGGATTTAATGTAGTTCCTTTTACCTTTTATTGCAAAAGCACCTTTT is part of the Methanofastidiosum sp. genome and encodes:
- a CDS encoding metallophosphoesterase family protein; protein product: MKIAVMSDIHGNSEALSEVLIDIEKQSVDKIICTGDLVGYGPYPNEVVNTFIDQKIPSTLGNHDLATFDMELLNDLTGIAHESIMLTLDILGKDEKKYLQKLPKAIDCRNFHFVHASPPDNVRGYITKKSDNEIKYLFGQFDSKLCFIGHTHLLAKYHLENNELKHESMEQGKLKLDPEKKYIINVGSVGQPRDGVPKAKYVIFDEDDYLLEIRFIDYDVKKVQNKILELGFPRKNAEFLGPI
- a CDS encoding small multi-drug export protein; its protein translation is MDPYLYIFLISIVPWLELRGSIPIGIIMDLDITKVFLVSLLGGILVIPVLFIAFDHIFPIVRRIKIIDRLYMIWETRVHRKYEKYADWEMLGLMIFVAIPLPGTGVYSGTFLAYLLGLNRKWSFLAISLGAAIAGILVSLISLGLKSNMVYLGGFF
- a CDS encoding PadR family transcriptional regulator; translated protein: MRDHKHQGRGFLSFLILWMLRNDKMNGSEITDEMEKRKGRRFSPGTIYPVLKKLKDKGLILDDEEKRYSLTEKGKKELIIRIDNFFRSFHDLEEMRKYRNDYE
- a CDS encoding Xaa-Pro peptidase family protein; the encoded protein is MKNRIERLFEYIAKEKKNVDCVLISRSTFPDINFFYFSNASGGLFDGSFLILYPDGTSKLFTSTMELEAAEKSKGDFEIYVYNSRDERIKLLEEHIKGQNLGLSFSSITYFEVEKLKETYKGNLIDLTKEINFTRAIKDKSEIDNIKKASEITSKTFSEVPDMLRDGLTEKELSFEIEFQLKKNGAEALSYDTIAAFGANSSLPHYESSNSPLKKGDFVLLDFAGRYNRYCSDMTRTFFYRKASSEQKKIYQTVLEAQLLGIDELKPGAIAKDVHNAVSKFIDGTEFKGRFIHSLGHGIGLETHDTIGLSPISEYTLEENMVLTVEPGVYIPDFGGVRIEDTLVVKKGKPKILTTFTKDLLII
- the alaS gene encoding alanine--tRNA ligase — translated: MDDRALKKDFKKKASQNYQKYYAVDTLKSLGFTRKQCKKCGTYFWSVKDRDICGDPECEGGYSFIENSPAKKKLDFIQVWKEMSSLFEKKGYSIIKRYPVVARWRDDTDFVQASIYDFQPHVVKGVQEPPANPLLVPQFCVRFNDIDNVGVTLRHYTGFVMIGQHAFFPPKEFSQDRFLSDIYDWLKTGLGIPSEELIFHEDAWAGGGNFGPCMEFFSRGLELGNQVYIEYEVTPSGGKELDLKVLDMGAGQERFSWFSLANPIGYETVFPTVCDHLYRRTGITPDKSFLKGFIPYSGMLNMDEVEDIEKVWDSIAKKLSTDKEYLKQQVLPLQAIYSIGDHSRSLLFALSDGALPSNVGGGYNLRVILRRALSFIERFSWDIELQKVIEEHAKYLKPQYPELKENISDICEIISYEMEKFENTKDKSRRIIERLNEKGEELSEDKLIELYDSHGITPEVMGVKPPKDFYKRVTERHEKKDSLASEKEIHYDMPDTERLYYDGITEFSAKVLDIKDNIAILDKTAFYPESGGQEGDRGLINDCPVSYTEVSGNVILHIMEGKISFKKGDTVKGVVDNERRLNLTRHHTATHIINGVSRQILGNHIWQAGAEKTEEKARLDITHYKLIDNEDLFKIEKISNELVLKNLPIEKGFFPRAEAEKKYGFRLYQGGAVPGKKIRVVNVKGLDVEACGGTHADSTGQIGPIKILKQSKIQDGVVRLEFCAGLKALDAIQEESMLLRDLSDVFKVEKDKLLDTGKRFFNEWKNRGKEIERLKAEMSCLKKEGLECNYVESDGILFMEENVDTSPDEMRKIAKELSGDNKVIVLTNNEGNIVVSCGKIAIESGHKACNVIRKYGKGGGRDDFAQGVKG
- a CDS encoding DUF3830 family protein translates to MTNLKITAGGFIFKAKLEEENAPNTCSAFLKLLPFKNKIIHVRWSGEAVWIPLGDFNLGLGYENHTSHPSKGEILLYPGGISETEILIPYGSTCFSSKMGQLAGNHFLTIIEGKEKLPELGKKVLWEGAQDILFEKI
- a CDS encoding glycine--tRNA ligase; this translates as MKSDEIMDVALRRGFIYPSSEIYGGISGFYDYGHLGTLMRRKWENAWRKHYLGLNPNFFEIDATNIMPKNVFVGSGHLENFNDPLTECEKCHSRFRADHLVEEFLERSAEGMSAEEMTGLLKDSNIPCPKCGGHLLDVKMFNMMFELSVGATGESEVAYLRPETAQGAFLAFKRSFNTLRGKLPMGLAIIGRAYRNEISPRQGFYRLREFNQAELQIFFDPDTIEDHPDFDKIKDVNLRMFPLQNRASGEVDDITASDLHKNYGIPKFYIYHLAKIQEFYLDKMKFPRELFRFRELSADERAFYNKIHWDVEVYTESLGGFKEMGGLHYRTDHDLGGHQNASGERLDVNIDGKKFVPHVLELSFGVDRNFWTLLDVFYKDEGDRKVIALPKEVSPFRAGIFPLQKKGDLEKVAKSVYDNLSKCCDVFYDDSGSIGRRYRRQDEIGTPFAITIDFQTLEDNTVTIRERDSMNQHRVKIDEIKKNI
- a CDS encoding DUF5320 domain-containing protein — protein: MWKNENMGHGPRHGHMEHRHGCHGRRHFYTKQEKIEMLEEYKTWLDKEKQGVEERIEELKKSL